The Sphingomonas aliaeris genome segment CCGTGTGGAGGCGCCGAAGCTCCCTACCCCTTCGCCCACTCCGTCAGCAGCGTGAAGGCGATTGCGTAGGGCGGGGGGGCGATGAAGGCGCCCTTTTCGCCTGCCAGGATCGCGCGGACCTCGTCCCGGGCGACCCAGATCGCGTCTTCCAGTTCGGTGACGTCCAGCGTGATCGCGTCGTCCGCGGCGGTCGCGACGCAGGCCATCATCAGTTGCGAGGGGAAGGGCCAGGGCTGGCTGGCGACGTAGCGGACGCCGCTGACCTTCACGCCCGCTTCCTCGTGGATCTCGCGCGCGACGGCTTCCTCGATCGATTCGCCGGGCTCCAGGAACCCGGCGAGTGCGGAATAGCGGCCCGGTGGCCAGCCCTTGCCGCGGCCGAGCAAGGCGCGGCCGTCATGTTCGGCGATCATGATGACGACGGGATCGACGCGCGGGAAATGCTCGGCCGCGCAAGTCGGGCATTTGCGGCCCCAGCCGGCGCGGAAGATCGCGGTCGCGGTGCCGCAATTGGCGCAGAAGCCGTGCCGCGCGTGCCAGTCGATCAGGCTGCGTGCCGCGGCATAGGTCGCCGCTTCGCCGGGGGCGAGGCTGTGCAATGCGGCCATCAGCGCCGGGCTGCGCATCGCGGGGGCGTTGGACACGCGCGTGCCGGGGACGAACGCGGCGAAGTGCGGTCGCCCCTCGCCCAAGCCCAGCAGCAGCAGTTCGGCGTCGTCCGGCGCATCGGCGAGGCTCGTCCAGCCGAGGCGTCCGTCGTCGGTCACCTCGGGCTGGAGATTATCCAGCTTCAGCAACCGCGCGCGCCAGTCGCCCATCGCCGCGGCGAGGCCATCGGCATCGTGGCGCAGGTTGTCGGCGCGGTCGAGCAACCCGCCGGTAAAGCCCGGCGGGATCATCGCAGAGACGGAACCCAACGTCATTGCGCGCGGTAACGTTTCGCGTCGGCGAGGAAGGCAGGCAGCACTTCGGTGCGGATCGGATAAGTCTCGCCTGGGAAGTAATTGACCATCACCGTGCCGCGCGCATGCCGGCCGGGATCGACGAAGGCGACCGTTCCGGCGGCACCGCCCCAGCCGTACGTTCCCTTGCCCGCGCCGCCCGGATAATCCTCCAGATAGACCGAACCGCCCGCGCCGAAGCCCATCTTGGGCCCGCCGGTATTGCCGCCGGTGCTGGCGACGGTGCCGGCGAAGGTCACGCCGACAGGCAGCAGGTTGGACATGCCGAGCTTCGCCGTTTCCGCCTTCATGATGCGTACGCCGTCCAGTTCGCCATAGTTTTGCAGCATGTGCAGGAAGCGGTCGTAATCGCGTGCCGACATTACGAGCCCCGCGCCGCCATAGGGGAAGCTTGGCGGCTTAAGCCAGACGGAGGTCGCGGCGGCATCCAGCGGCAAGCGCGCCTTGGCATCGATCTTCGACGTGTCGAGCGTGGGGTTCATCTGCGCCATCGCCGCGCGGGTGAAGATGTAGTTGGTCGAGAAACGCGGAACCTCGCTCTGCGGTACGGTCCAGAAGCTGGACGCCATCTTGAGCGGGTCGAAGATGCGTTTCTGCACGAAGCCGTCGAACGACATGCCGCTGGCGACCTCGATCACGCGGCCCATGACGTCCAGCCCGATCGAATAGCTCCAGCGCGAACCGGGTTCGTACATCAGCGGCACGCTGGCGACGCGGTTGGCGAATTCCTCCAGCGTGGCGGGGCGCAGCTTGCGCGATTGCGCCTCCAGGTCGTTGTTCACCTGTGCCGGATCGATGCCGAGCCGCCGGTATTCGGCGAGCAACGGCCCCTTCGTCACGATGCTGTAGCCGAGGCCCGCGCTGTGCGTCAGCAGCATGCGGATCGTGACGGGGCGCACGGCGGGGTGGCTAGCGAGGCTGTCCGGACCGTTCAGGACGGTGATGTTCTTGAACGCGGGAATGAACTTGCTGACCGGATCGTCCAGCTTGATCTTGCCGTCTTCGACCAGGATCATCGCGGCCATGCCGGTGATCGGCTTGGTCATCGAATAGACGCGCCACAGGGAGTCCGGGCCGGCCTTCTGTGCGGTCGCGCCGTCCGCGATCTTGCCCGCGCTGACGAACATGGTGGGACCGTCGCCAAGGCCGAACGCGCCGACGATGCCGGGCATTTTGTTGTCGCGGACATAGCCGTCGAGCACCGCCTGCGTCGCGGGTAGCGCGGAGGGGACGGCGGCAAGGGCGGGCGCGGTTGCGGGCTGGGCGGGCGTTGGCGCGGCGGTCTGGGGCGCGGGCGCCTGGCGTTGCGCCATGCCGGCCCCGGCGAGCAGCAGCGCCAATGTCGTGGCCGATGCGATGTGCTTGATGTTCCTCACTGAACTCTCCTGATCTCTGCCGCCGCCTTGGCGAATACCGTGGGCAGCCCCGCCGACTCGATGTCGGCTATCGGCCACCATTCCCCGATGTTTGCACCGATCGCCGAATGCCCCTCCACATCGCCGACCGCAAGCGACAGTTCGAGACCGAAGTGCGTGAAGACATGGGCCACGGTGCGATCGAGCGTGCGCCACGCGATGTCGAGCGGTGCATCGGCCAGTCCCGGCGGAGTGTCGGCCCACGGACCGGTCGGCAAGGACCGCATGCCGCCGAGCAAGCCTTTGGGCGGGCGGCGAACGAGCAGCACGCTACCGCCTCGCTCGGCCCAGAAGATGGTGCCGTAGCGCTGCGGCTTGGCCAGTTTGGCGGGTTTGACCGGATATTGCTCCGGCGCGCCCGATGCGAAACCGTCGCAGCGATCGTGCAGCGGGCAGGCGAGGCATTTCGGGGCGCGGAACGTGCAGATGCCCGACCCCAGATCCATCATCGCCTGTGCGAAGTCGCCAGATCGCGCGTCCGGGGTGATCGCGTCCGCGGCGGCACGGATCGCGGTCCGCGCAGCGGGAAGCGGTGTGGCAATGGCGTAGAGCCGTGCCACGACGCGTTCGACATTGGCATCGACCACGACGGCGCGCTGGCCGAACGC includes the following:
- a CDS encoding A/G-specific adenine glycosylase, with translation MLHWYDAHARTLPWRAPPGNPAPDPYRVWLSEIMLQQTTVAAVRPKFDLFTTLWPDFAALAVADEAEVMTAWAGLGYYARARNLIACAKVVVAKHDGRFPATEAQLRALPGIGDYTAAAIASIAFGQRAVVVDANVERVVARLYAIATPLPAARTAIRAAADAITPDARSGDFAQAMMDLGSGICTFRAPKCLACPLHDRCDGFASGAPEQYPVKPAKLAKPQRYGTIFWAERGGSVLLVRRPPKGLLGGMRSLPTGPWADTPPGLADAPLDIAWRTLDRTVAHVFTHFGLELSLAVGDVEGHSAIGANIGEWWPIADIESAGLPTVFAKAAAEIRRVQ
- a CDS encoding serine hydrolase domain-containing protein — encoded protein: MRNIKHIASATTLALLLAGAGMAQRQAPAPQTAAPTPAQPATAPALAAVPSALPATQAVLDGYVRDNKMPGIVGAFGLGDGPTMFVSAGKIADGATAQKAGPDSLWRVYSMTKPITGMAAMILVEDGKIKLDDPVSKFIPAFKNITVLNGPDSLASHPAVRPVTIRMLLTHSAGLGYSIVTKGPLLAEYRRLGIDPAQVNNDLEAQSRKLRPATLEEFANRVASVPLMYEPGSRWSYSIGLDVMGRVIEVASGMSFDGFVQKRIFDPLKMASSFWTVPQSEVPRFSTNYIFTRAAMAQMNPTLDTSKIDAKARLPLDAAATSVWLKPPSFPYGGAGLVMSARDYDRFLHMLQNYGELDGVRIMKAETAKLGMSNLLPVGVTFAGTVASTGGNTGGPKMGFGAGGSVYLEDYPGGAGKGTYGWGGAAGTVAFVDPGRHARGTVMVNYFPGETYPIRTEVLPAFLADAKRYRAQ
- the nudC gene encoding NAD(+) diphosphatase, producing MIPPGFTGGLLDRADNLRHDADGLAAAMGDWRARLLKLDNLQPEVTDDGRLGWTSLADAPDDAELLLLGLGEGRPHFAAFVPGTRVSNAPAMRSPALMAALHSLAPGEAATYAAARSLIDWHARHGFCANCGTATAIFRAGWGRKCPTCAAEHFPRVDPVVIMIAEHDGRALLGRGKGWPPGRYSALAGFLEPGESIEEAVAREIHEEAGVKVSGVRYVASQPWPFPSQLMMACVATAADDAITLDVTELEDAIWVARDEVRAILAGEKGAFIAPPPYAIAFTLLTEWAKG